In Leptospira langatensis, a single window of DNA contains:
- a CDS encoding OmpA/MotB family protein — MNGRSRFSRYKKKEGSGEENRDRWLLTYADMITLLLGLFIILYSISQVDQNKLKQVADLVRGGFGLGESFFEGSNISIEDDPLLQPRTQLYRFWERISYALKKMKEKTKLFIGMNEAEEIRIQIFAPSLGEGEFKPDEDTDFTFKKIAEVAQGMDVDITLRVQVPYAEQAGQGFRNIWEYNAHRASLVAETLSEKYGIPKDRVSVQAYSGFRKIGPEEGPSPEVKASQERIEIIIRKRGKEE, encoded by the coding sequence GTGAACGGTAGATCCCGCTTCTCCAGATACAAGAAGAAAGAAGGCTCGGGAGAAGAGAACCGAGATCGTTGGCTTTTGACTTACGCCGACATGATCACCCTTCTTCTTGGACTTTTTATCATTTTATATTCTATTTCCCAAGTAGACCAAAACAAACTCAAGCAAGTAGCCGACCTGGTTCGAGGCGGATTCGGTCTAGGCGAATCCTTCTTTGAGGGATCGAATATCAGTATCGAAGATGATCCGTTACTCCAACCTAGGACTCAATTGTACCGATTCTGGGAAAGGATCTCTTATGCATTGAAGAAGATGAAAGAGAAGACCAAACTCTTTATCGGTATGAACGAGGCGGAGGAGATACGCATTCAGATCTTTGCTCCTTCTTTAGGAGAAGGTGAATTTAAACCGGACGAGGACACCGATTTTACATTTAAGAAAATTGCGGAAGTCGCTCAAGGAATGGATGTGGACATCACTCTTAGGGTCCAAGTACCTTATGCGGAACAAGCAGGCCAAGGTTTCCGAAATATCTGGGAATACAACGCGCATCGCGCGAGCTTGGTTGCGGAAACCCTTTCGGAAAAATACGGGATCCCCAAGGACAGAGTTTCGGTCCAAGCTTACAGTGGATTCCGAAAGATAGGACCGGAAGAAGGTCCTAGTCCAGAAGTTAAGGCTTCTCAAGAAAGAATTGAAATCATCATACGCAAGCGAGGAAAAGAAGAATAG
- a CDS encoding LIC_13346 family putative lipoprotein: MELKSHFYFSVSSSIRILLCLVLLESCTLLSGLGGNKPLSPKDLPSTRIFWNLSSISQNSESYRSQPGHLRYLVVQTLPNKEKVWSGEVDLWETKEEFQGSLPKGMYFPKLSFKAAVYTGATRLEQGDAENPKTIFFLPQSVSSWNWEGDSMSPGIGTSSPKYFTISDWGIVFDFLPEGIAWVAREYRSLGKDFTLNWENIRNRRSSLSTDYTHPLGMSFPYADYDYRNQIFRYLPFTQDGLPVWIFKEEGGVRWAWGILPEDLLVSENLLNRKRTDKEELVKTHFYDANGNNPFTARADLKNYPIILLKDYDNARK, encoded by the coding sequence TTGGAACTAAAGTCTCATTTTTATTTTTCCGTAAGCTCTTCGATCCGGATCTTACTCTGCCTTGTACTGTTGGAGTCCTGTACTCTTCTCTCCGGATTGGGAGGAAATAAACCCTTATCTCCTAAGGACCTGCCTAGCACTCGGATCTTCTGGAACCTAAGCTCTATTTCTCAGAACTCGGAATCCTATCGAAGCCAGCCGGGACATCTGCGTTATCTAGTAGTGCAAACCCTTCCCAATAAAGAAAAAGTTTGGAGTGGGGAAGTGGACCTCTGGGAAACTAAAGAAGAATTCCAAGGCTCTCTTCCCAAAGGGATGTATTTCCCTAAGCTGAGTTTCAAGGCTGCTGTTTATACGGGAGCAACTCGCTTGGAACAGGGAGATGCGGAAAATCCTAAGACAATTTTCTTTCTTCCTCAATCTGTCTCTTCATGGAATTGGGAAGGAGATTCGATGAGTCCTGGGATAGGTACTTCTTCTCCTAAATATTTTACGATCTCGGATTGGGGGATCGTGTTCGATTTTCTTCCGGAAGGGATCGCTTGGGTTGCTCGTGAATATCGTTCTCTCGGAAAGGATTTCACTTTGAATTGGGAGAATATTAGAAATCGAAGAAGTAGTCTTTCTACAGATTATACTCATCCTTTAGGAATGAGTTTCCCGTATGCGGACTACGACTATAGAAATCAGATCTTTCGTTATCTTCCCTTTACACAAGATGGATTGCCGGTTTGGATCTTCAAAGAAGAAGGGGGCGTACGTTGGGCTTGGGGCATTCTCCCCGAAGATCTACTCGTCTCTGAGAATCTATTGAATCGAAAAAGGACCGATAAGGAAGAATTGGTAAAGACCCATTTTTACGATGCAAACGGCAATAATCCGTTTACCGCAAGAGCCGATTTGAAGAACTATCCAATCATCCTCTTAAAAGATTACGACAATGCCAGAAAATAA
- a CDS encoding RNA polymerase sigma factor — protein sequence MERTVSIKDEFTDTIHFALEGKPRAMEDLLERIQDYIFNLSLRMLWDPHEAEDATQEILLKISNKLSGFRFESKFTTWVYSIASHHLLSLRRPKNIVYLSRMRDSIGLRANTETIEEQIEEKILEEEIRFGCVHAVLLKLNSVDRLVYVLSTVYGMASEEGAEVVGITPENFRQKLSRSKKKLSDFLSKECGLWIDQKTACPCIGISKHLLHQNKENGKFFMELKNLKRKNPSLEHSKVLEDLKKLDRLAWIYQSQGVYEAPSEILENLGSV from the coding sequence ATGGAAAGAACCGTATCGATCAAAGATGAATTCACGGATACGATCCATTTTGCTCTAGAGGGAAAACCAAGAGCGATGGAAGATCTTCTGGAAAGGATCCAGGATTATATCTTCAATCTTTCTCTTAGAATGCTTTGGGATCCACACGAAGCAGAAGATGCCACCCAAGAGATCCTTTTAAAGATCTCCAATAAACTCTCTGGCTTTCGTTTCGAAAGTAAGTTTACTACATGGGTTTATTCGATAGCGAGCCATCATCTCCTTTCTCTAAGACGACCCAAGAATATCGTATATCTAAGTCGAATGAGGGATAGCATAGGCTTAAGGGCTAACACTGAAACTATCGAGGAGCAGATCGAAGAAAAGATCTTAGAAGAAGAGATCCGCTTTGGTTGCGTTCATGCAGTTTTATTAAAATTGAATTCGGTAGATCGACTCGTATACGTACTTTCTACCGTTTACGGTATGGCAAGCGAAGAAGGTGCCGAGGTAGTAGGGATCACTCCCGAGAATTTCAGACAAAAGCTTTCTCGTTCCAAGAAAAAACTCTCCGATTTTCTTTCTAAAGAGTGTGGATTGTGGATCGATCAAAAGACCGCTTGTCCTTGCATCGGGATCTCTAAGCATTTACTTCACCAAAATAAAGAGAACGGAAAATTCTTCATGGAATTGAAGAATTTGAAAAGAAAGAATCCTTCTCTAGAACATTCCAAGGTCTTAGAAGATCTCAAGAAACTAGATCGACTAGCGTGGATCTATCAGAGCCAAGGAGTGTACGAGGCTCCTTCTGAAATCCTGGAAAACCTAGGTTCCGTCTAA
- a CDS encoding DUF455 family protein: protein MTLNEFAAFLIGSGKLEDKLYSPERMPEDILWPNYIPPDKPERSTKISFSDKKSKMPRVEHLNNEENRVLSLHQFANHELMAVELFAWGILRFQDAPASVRKSMYKTILEEQKHLRLYLDSIRAWGMDLGDRSLNYIFWKQTPNMQSLHKFYAIMALTFEGANLDFSLIYQKAFEKFEDYKRSEIMEIVHQDEIRHVKRGAKVIFSEGVSGEDQWERYRELLVHPFTPRRAKGFFYFPELRTKAGLSQEFADRLGMYQDDYESSTNARIAQSVLGLGSGS from the coding sequence GTGACTCTCAACGAATTTGCCGCTTTTCTGATCGGTTCCGGGAAACTGGAAGATAAACTCTATTCTCCTGAAAGAATGCCGGAAGATATCCTTTGGCCGAATTATATTCCTCCCGACAAACCGGAACGTTCTACAAAGATCTCTTTCTCGGATAAGAAATCCAAGATGCCTCGAGTAGAGCATCTGAACAACGAAGAGAATCGAGTACTCTCCCTGCATCAGTTTGCGAATCATGAACTCATGGCGGTGGAATTATTTGCCTGGGGAATTTTACGATTCCAAGACGCTCCTGCTTCCGTTCGAAAGAGCATGTACAAAACGATCTTAGAAGAGCAAAAGCATCTTCGCTTGTACTTGGATTCTATTCGTGCTTGGGGAATGGATCTAGGTGATCGTTCTTTGAATTATATTTTTTGGAAGCAGACTCCGAATATGCAGAGCTTGCATAAATTCTATGCGATCATGGCTCTTACCTTCGAAGGAGCGAATCTGGATTTCTCTCTTATCTACCAAAAGGCCTTCGAAAAATTCGAGGACTATAAGAGATCAGAGATCATGGAGATCGTTCATCAAGATGAGATCCGTCATGTAAAGAGAGGAGCTAAGGTAATCTTTTCGGAAGGAGTTTCCGGCGAGGATCAATGGGAAAGATACAGAGAATTATTGGTTCACCCATTCACTCCTAGACGGGCAAAGGGATTCTTCTATTTTCCGGAACTTAGGACCAAGGCAGGGCTTTCACAAGAATTTGCGGATCGATTGGGGATGTACCAAGACGATTACGAAAGTAGTACAAATGCCAGGATCGCTCAGTCAGTACTCGGCTTAGGAAGCGGATCATAG
- a CDS encoding 7TM diverse intracellular signaling domain-containing protein, with amino-acid sequence MARGCLYILIFLSGVLSLTGKESSFSLGLNEHTKNITPELFVWEKQDTNQFPPSVSSSKGWKKLGLNALNFNFSKRAYWIKFRIKFRPEIRENIYFVLRWKAHDLAELYTPNGIAPIQRVGDSLSKSNWPVKTVLYPTFLLQGDPGEEKEYLVRLKSESIMSFPIEIMDEAGVRSNLAIETGLFSLSACLYGLLIFVALLYYRATGYGEFLLYTGYAFCMGASYDVNYGNAIEIFWEDSPLSAEKINYFFFNLGGAFGFLFIRRFLDTKTFLPWVDRLLFLFSVILVITLPLIFTMQTIAYLTTTNEIIYAVSIPMILISGIYLRGRGNRKLNLFLVSWGLYMTLGYISIFYYMGYLEYGFFTVYSVPLFFPADLLILLYNIVQKYSRNIEEKNSLLEALSEFINKPRYVRSKISGLDVDESLSALEALMNEEKPFLQEEITIQLVANKIGLSTHQLSELLNSRLGMGFAAYINSKRIEEAKRLLHTGEDNILNIAFTVGFGSKTSFNVEFKKSTGLTPKQYKSTMQKLI; translated from the coding sequence ATGGCTCGGGGCTGTTTATATATTCTAATTTTTTTATCAGGAGTTCTCTCCCTTACAGGAAAAGAATCTTCATTCAGTTTAGGCCTGAACGAGCATACCAAAAACATTACGCCAGAGTTATTTGTTTGGGAGAAGCAAGACACGAATCAATTTCCGCCTTCAGTTTCTTCTTCCAAAGGTTGGAAGAAGCTGGGTTTAAACGCCTTAAATTTCAATTTTTCCAAAAGAGCATATTGGATAAAATTCAGAATTAAATTTCGTCCCGAAATTCGGGAAAATATTTATTTCGTACTTCGTTGGAAGGCGCATGATTTAGCGGAGTTGTATACCCCAAATGGGATAGCTCCTATCCAAAGAGTGGGCGATTCATTATCAAAATCTAATTGGCCAGTGAAGACCGTTCTCTATCCCACCTTTCTATTGCAAGGAGATCCGGGAGAAGAAAAGGAATACTTAGTTCGATTGAAGTCGGAATCCATCATGTCCTTTCCCATTGAGATCATGGATGAGGCAGGTGTGAGGTCCAACCTTGCGATTGAGACTGGGCTCTTTTCCTTATCCGCTTGTTTGTATGGGTTGCTGATCTTTGTGGCTTTGCTCTATTACAGAGCAACCGGTTACGGAGAGTTTCTGTTGTATACAGGGTATGCATTCTGTATGGGGGCTTCCTACGACGTAAATTATGGAAATGCGATAGAGATATTTTGGGAAGATAGTCCTCTTTCGGCAGAAAAGATAAATTACTTTTTCTTTAATTTGGGTGGCGCCTTCGGATTCCTGTTCATCAGGAGGTTTTTGGATACGAAGACATTTCTTCCTTGGGTGGATCGGTTGCTTTTCCTGTTTTCCGTGATCTTAGTGATTACGCTTCCGTTGATATTCACTATGCAGACAATTGCATATTTGACCACGACAAACGAGATCATTTATGCGGTCTCTATCCCGATGATCCTGATCTCAGGTATTTATCTGAGAGGGAGGGGAAATCGAAAGCTGAACCTGTTCTTGGTATCCTGGGGTTTATATATGACTCTAGGATATATTAGTATTTTCTACTATATGGGGTATTTGGAATATGGGTTCTTTACCGTGTATTCGGTGCCTCTTTTCTTTCCCGCAGATCTACTGATCCTTCTGTATAATATCGTACAAAAATATTCTCGGAACATTGAGGAGAAGAACAGCCTTTTGGAAGCTCTAAGCGAGTTCATCAATAAGCCTAGATATGTACGCTCTAAGATCTCCGGTTTGGATGTGGATGAATCCCTAAGCGCCTTGGAAGCGTTAATGAACGAAGAAAAACCTTTCTTACAGGAAGAGATTACCATCCAGCTTGTGGCAAACAAGATAGGTCTGAGCACTCACCAACTTTCGGAACTTTTGAATTCTAGACTCGGAATGGGGTTCGCCGCTTATATCAATTCTAAGAGAATAGAAGAAGCGAAACGTCTTTTACATACTGGAGAAGATAATATCTTGAATATCGCCTTCACAGTTGGGTTCGGTTCTAAAACCTCTTTCAATGTGGAATTCAAAAAGTCCACAGGACTTACTCCAAAGCAATACAAGAGCACTATGCAGAAATTGATCTGA
- a CDS encoding ATP-binding protein — MRDTADSLLVRQHSGSYVMFLPPDLASIRDFRKALRQSLEENTFLSKDIQQIELAADEALTNSISANCNSSSEETIICRWIVNGSKFVLWIVDYGSGLKKEKIEAQMTEAKPSTLQEFLKKVKTYQDAKCELLPLRGTLTQHRNLGKGLLIMQSLMDSVKIMYHCKEGRISSDPNDSSIRGSIIELAFDSKKHPV; from the coding sequence ATGAGGGATACCGCCGATTCACTTTTGGTTAGGCAACATTCGGGTTCGTACGTTATGTTCCTTCCTCCTGATCTGGCCAGCATCAGAGACTTCCGAAAAGCTCTTCGACAATCGCTGGAAGAGAATACTTTTCTTTCTAAGGATATCCAACAGATCGAATTGGCTGCCGACGAGGCCCTCACGAATTCCATTTCAGCAAATTGTAATTCTAGCTCCGAAGAAACCATTATCTGTAGATGGATCGTAAACGGATCCAAGTTCGTTCTATGGATCGTGGACTACGGCTCAGGGCTCAAGAAAGAGAAGATAGAAGCTCAGATGACTGAGGCGAAACCTTCTACTCTGCAAGAATTCTTGAAGAAGGTTAAGACCTACCAAGATGCGAAATGTGAACTTCTTCCTTTAAGAGGAACTCTTACGCAACATAGGAACTTGGGTAAGGGGCTACTTATCATGCAATCCCTAATGGACTCCGTTAAGATCATGTATCATTGCAAAGAAGGTAGGATTTCTTCCGATCCGAATGATTCTAGCATTCGAGGATCCATCATAGAACTCGCCTTCGATTCCAAAAAGCATCCAGTCTAA
- a CDS encoding LIC13341 family surface-exposed protein: MSRSLSLLKVFSSVLFIGLLVACNSKTPSDSKIISLTVPSSEEKSPDVVLKKLGNLDEDPALESFALVRNGTSEILAVFKKQNDEWVLQSKLQFNLLNIGPFHYDNKSSSWKPGDDEKSEKAGYVVKRILMEELPGDSFNSLFLEVLSEEPPIGLFSVPYVLRKGEKILNGLAVLKDHQFLPKSKRIDFSYNKEEKNLTIFPNNRTYAQNFNFNGWELVPDVPNVAAPGLMTVEAPSSWSKGKQEEVVIWFKNRGSFSGTTYISLSFPLGGKLEIDSGKEGLKAYPAGSSIFSSNQKYINSTVPLLEITKEGWARNHKYGVKFKYTPDTDEVPYILVRSTSKSYRDKVNLPTDFSSVKTEVDQQGFRSYPLSLVSRGKSKQ; encoded by the coding sequence ATGTCCCGATCCTTATCTCTCTTAAAAGTATTTAGTTCCGTTCTATTTATAGGCCTTCTTGTCGCCTGCAATTCCAAGACCCCATCCGATTCTAAGATCATCTCCCTTACCGTTCCTAGCTCCGAAGAAAAAAGCCCGGACGTGGTCTTAAAGAAACTCGGGAACTTAGACGAGGATCCTGCCTTGGAATCCTTTGCGCTGGTCCGAAATGGGACTTCTGAGATACTTGCCGTTTTCAAGAAACAAAACGACGAATGGGTGCTCCAATCCAAGTTACAGTTCAATCTTCTGAATATTGGGCCGTTTCACTATGATAATAAATCCTCTTCTTGGAAACCGGGAGATGATGAGAAGTCCGAAAAGGCGGGCTACGTAGTTAAAAGAATTCTAATGGAAGAACTGCCTGGGGATTCCTTTAATAGTTTATTCTTAGAAGTGTTGAGCGAAGAGCCTCCGATCGGTCTTTTCTCCGTTCCTTATGTGTTGCGAAAAGGGGAGAAGATACTGAACGGTCTTGCAGTATTAAAGGATCATCAGTTCCTTCCTAAATCCAAGCGAATCGATTTCTCTTATAATAAAGAAGAGAAGAATCTCACGATCTTTCCGAACAATCGGACCTACGCACAGAATTTTAATTTTAACGGCTGGGAATTGGTTCCTGATGTCCCGAATGTTGCTGCTCCCGGATTGATGACAGTCGAGGCTCCTTCTTCGTGGTCCAAAGGTAAACAAGAAGAAGTTGTGATCTGGTTTAAGAATCGAGGCTCCTTTTCTGGAACAACGTATATCAGTCTTTCTTTTCCTCTGGGAGGAAAACTAGAGATCGACTCTGGCAAAGAAGGACTGAAGGCATATCCAGCCGGATCTTCTATCTTCTCTTCTAACCAAAAATATATCAATTCGACAGTGCCTTTATTAGAGATTACGAAGGAAGGCTGGGCTAGAAATCATAAGTACGGAGTAAAATTCAAATATACTCCAGATACGGACGAGGTCCCTTATATTCTAGTGAGATCCACTTCCAAATCCTATCGGGACAAGGTAAATCTCCCTACGGATTTCAGTTCCGTAAAGACTGAAGTAGACCAGCAAGGCTTTCGTAGTTATCCTCTTTCTCTCGTTAGTAGAGGGAAATCCAAACAATAG
- a CDS encoding M14 family zinc carboxypeptidase, giving the protein MLRGIKRLNRYEKRLLRIGKLGGKLVKIQQAGFSRRTKEGFRFPIYSLEIGTKEGLANHPIGITAGVHGLETIGIQILIDFLEYIINPKSTGYLPELKKGKLGLVVIPIVNPGGVAAKTRSNPAGVDLMRNSGIDAEKPLPFFGGQKFSNKLPYFRGHGLEPESRTLARTIFEKFFKIQDAVLPVLDLHSGFGTVDNVWWPYAYTHKPCPDTGVYEKISSYFKEHCGHINFAYGPQSASYTTHGDLWDKFYDHYQDLYSEQADWGSKFLPLTLEVGTWSDIKEEPMKLFSKKGIFRPAEHNKNEILTRYRGFLRDFVRLGLTKPSDWI; this is encoded by the coding sequence TTGCTCAGAGGAATCAAACGACTCAACCGTTATGAAAAGCGATTGCTCAGGATCGGAAAATTAGGCGGTAAGCTAGTCAAGATCCAACAAGCCGGATTTTCTCGGAGAACTAAAGAAGGTTTTCGTTTTCCAATCTATAGTTTAGAGATCGGTACTAAGGAAGGTCTGGCAAATCATCCGATCGGGATCACCGCCGGAGTTCACGGGCTCGAGACCATCGGGATACAGATCCTGATCGACTTCCTAGAATATATTATCAATCCGAAATCCACCGGCTACTTGCCTGAATTGAAAAAGGGAAAACTAGGACTCGTAGTGATCCCGATCGTGAATCCGGGAGGAGTTGCCGCCAAGACAAGATCGAATCCTGCCGGTGTGGATCTAATGAGGAATTCAGGAATAGATGCGGAAAAGCCTCTTCCTTTTTTTGGAGGCCAGAAATTCTCCAATAAACTTCCTTATTTCAGAGGACATGGATTAGAGCCTGAGTCCCGTACATTAGCAAGGACCATTTTCGAAAAATTCTTCAAGATACAAGATGCGGTATTGCCCGTTCTAGATCTGCACTCCGGCTTCGGAACTGTGGACAATGTATGGTGGCCTTATGCTTATACTCATAAGCCATGTCCAGATACTGGTGTTTATGAAAAGATCTCTTCTTACTTTAAGGAACATTGCGGTCATATCAATTTTGCTTACGGGCCGCAAAGTGCAAGTTATACGACTCACGGGGATCTTTGGGATAAGTTCTATGATCACTATCAGGATCTATATTCTGAGCAAGCGGATTGGGGCTCTAAATTTCTTCCTTTGACTTTAGAGGTAGGTACTTGGTCCGATATCAAAGAAGAGCCTATGAAATTATTCTCTAAGAAAGGGATCTTTCGTCCGGCAGAGCATAATAAAAATGAAATACTGACTCGTTACAGAGGCTTCTTGAGGGACTTCGTAAGACTGGGTTTGACGAAACCCTCGGATTGGATTTAA
- a CDS encoding FFLEELY motif protein gives MSSFEEHKLKQAKIEVVRAQVERFRKFYADYFHLEETISMVEYFFETIYNLDGKDAWMHLAMDTYQRVKGMMKETSRANLETLIELNNLTDQLDGEMARLLILRGWDGHKLSREEYDQLYLAYGHQEEREKQLEIVLHNLRTFYELAHKPIAAYLIRPARFMASILGVSLLFESVEKAYNAVLPVSPEIFVSFIEQVEQREWEYLRASFPEETSTTESEW, from the coding sequence GTGAGCAGTTTCGAAGAACATAAACTCAAGCAAGCTAAGATAGAAGTGGTCCGCGCTCAGGTGGAAAGATTCCGCAAATTCTATGCGGATTATTTTCATCTAGAAGAAACGATTTCTATGGTAGAGTATTTCTTCGAGACGATCTACAATTTGGACGGAAAGGATGCTTGGATGCATCTAGCAATGGACACGTACCAAAGAGTAAAGGGAATGATGAAGGAAACATCCCGGGCTAATTTGGAAACTCTGATCGAATTGAACAATCTTACGGACCAACTGGACGGAGAGATGGCAAGGCTTTTAATCCTCAGGGGTTGGGACGGTCATAAACTCAGCCGAGAGGAATACGATCAGCTATATTTGGCTTACGGTCATCAGGAAGAAAGAGAAAAGCAACTCGAGATCGTTCTTCATAATCTTCGGACTTTTTACGAGCTAGCGCATAAGCCCATTGCCGCATACTTAATTCGACCGGCCAGGTTCATGGCATCCATATTAGGAGTTTCCCTTCTATTCGAATCAGTAGAAAAGGCGTATAACGCAGTCCTGCCAGTTTCGCCTGAGATCTTCGTTTCCTTTATCGAGCAGGTGGAACAAAGAGAATGGGAATATTTACGTGCCTCCTTTCCTGAAGAAACTTCTACCACGGAGTCTGAGTGGTGA
- the gltX gene encoding glutamate--tRNA ligase yields the protein MPENKEVRTRFAPSPTGFLHVGGARTALFNYLYAKAQGGKFLLRIEDTDQTRSTEESFKTILESLKWLGIEWDEGPGAGGPHGPYIQSERISIYKEYTEKLISEGKAYRCFCTQEELEAKKKQAEAMGVPYVYDGLHANMSEQEVQEKLNAGVPYSVRFRTPSKTLIFDDIIQGKVKFETKLIGDFIIVKSDGFPSYNYAVVVDDGLMKISHVIRGVGHLSNTPRQILIYEALGFPVPEFAHASEIVGMDGKKLSKRAGATSILAFRDLGYLPETFLNYMALLGWTSPDGQEFLPGDILTKTFDVHRCSKSPSTFDVFKKPKGEEEVATNFSSLDQIAEAMNPKSKLNWLSNKFIRELPIEKVTEALAPFMENRNDIPIEYRDPKSPELQSIVDSVRVYLDNLRQAPDYIAEFFVSELQVEEGEAKEILGQESSPKVVETFYQLLRNSEPKTDEDYKGLMAKAGETTGQKGKTLFMPIRVSATGKAHGLELPILFPLLGKEKLLKRIEKTSVQVGISLS from the coding sequence ATGCCAGAAAATAAGGAAGTTAGAACCAGGTTCGCACCTTCTCCTACGGGTTTCCTTCATGTGGGCGGTGCAAGGACCGCTCTTTTCAATTACTTATACGCAAAAGCCCAAGGCGGAAAGTTTTTATTAAGGATAGAAGATACGGATCAAACCAGATCTACCGAAGAATCCTTTAAGACCATCCTAGAATCCTTGAAATGGTTGGGGATAGAATGGGATGAGGGTCCAGGAGCCGGCGGTCCTCACGGTCCTTATATCCAATCCGAAAGGATCTCTATATATAAAGAATACACGGAAAAGCTGATCTCCGAAGGAAAAGCGTACCGTTGCTTTTGCACCCAAGAAGAATTAGAGGCTAAGAAGAAACAGGCCGAGGCTATGGGTGTGCCTTATGTGTACGACGGATTGCACGCGAATATGAGCGAGCAAGAAGTACAGGAGAAGCTGAACGCCGGAGTTCCGTATTCGGTTCGCTTTCGTACTCCATCCAAAACTCTTATCTTCGACGATATCATCCAAGGAAAAGTGAAATTTGAGACTAAGTTGATCGGTGATTTCATTATCGTGAAGTCGGACGGGTTTCCTTCCTATAATTATGCTGTGGTAGTGGACGACGGACTCATGAAGATCTCTCATGTGATCCGAGGTGTGGGACATCTTTCCAATACTCCTCGTCAAATCCTGATCTATGAGGCTTTAGGTTTTCCTGTTCCCGAGTTTGCTCACGCATCCGAGATCGTGGGAATGGACGGAAAGAAACTCTCCAAGCGTGCAGGTGCGACTTCTATCTTAGCCTTCCGTGATCTGGGATACTTGCCAGAAACATTCTTGAATTATATGGCTTTGCTTGGCTGGACCTCTCCCGACGGACAAGAGTTCTTACCGGGAGATATTCTAACAAAGACATTCGATGTACATCGTTGTTCCAAGTCTCCTTCTACTTTTGATGTATTCAAAAAACCTAAAGGAGAAGAAGAGGTCGCAACCAATTTCTCCAGCCTGGATCAGATCGCAGAAGCGATGAACCCTAAGTCCAAATTGAATTGGTTGTCCAACAAATTCATTCGCGAACTTCCGATAGAGAAGGTGACGGAAGCGTTAGCTCCCTTTATGGAGAATCGAAACGATATTCCTATAGAGTATAGAGATCCTAAGAGCCCTGAACTACAGTCTATCGTGGATAGCGTACGAGTGTATTTGGATAATCTCAGACAGGCTCCGGATTATATCGCTGAGTTCTTCGTCTCTGAACTCCAAGTAGAAGAAGGAGAAGCGAAAGAAATTCTTGGTCAGGAATCTTCTCCAAAAGTTGTAGAAACTTTTTATCAGCTACTACGGAATTCGGAACCGAAAACCGATGAGGATTATAAAGGTTTAATGGCCAAAGCAGGTGAGACTACCGGGCAGAAGGGAAAGACTCTTTTCATGCCGATACGAGTGTCTGCTACTGGTAAGGCTCATGGACTGGAGTTGCCGATCCTTTTCCCTCTCTTAGGGAAGGAAAAGCTACTCAAACGAATAGAGAAAACTTCAGTACAGGTAGGAATTTCCCTTTCATAG
- a CDS encoding LA_2478/LA_2722/LA_4182 family protein, which translates to MISVHKKRTVLLSLILVLFAASFTLDCAKKKKPSPAAEAIWKMDRAGVPDSSGLAWVSRYCEKIRDCAQDDLKNLNADAAAILEKRLRKDFCLERFKETKVYAYPSQDPRITLERTISCFKTATEAQCSSIKKGVANLSEDCKWLDQIQNSNG; encoded by the coding sequence ATGATCTCCGTACATAAAAAAAGAACGGTACTGCTCAGCCTGATCCTCGTATTATTCGCGGCGTCCTTCACTTTAGATTGTGCAAAGAAAAAGAAGCCCTCTCCGGCTGCTGAAGCGATATGGAAAATGGATAGAGCCGGGGTTCCAGATTCCAGCGGACTTGCCTGGGTATCCAGATATTGCGAAAAGATCAGAGACTGCGCTCAGGACGATCTGAAGAACTTAAACGCGGATGCCGCCGCTATTCTGGAAAAAAGACTAAGAAAGGATTTTTGCCTAGAAAGGTTTAAGGAGACGAAAGTATACGCGTACCCTTCTCAAGATCCTAGAATCACTTTGGAAAGGACCATTTCCTGTTTCAAGACTGCAACGGAAGCGCAATGTTCTTCGATCAAAAAGGGAGTCGCAAATTTATCCGAAGATTGTAAATGGCTGGACCAAATACAAAACTCTAACGGATAA